Proteins encoded within one genomic window of Pygocentrus nattereri isolate fPygNat1 chromosome 11, fPygNat1.pri, whole genome shotgun sequence:
- the lactb gene encoding serine beta-lactamase-like protein LACTB, mitochondrial isoform X2 produces the protein MSRLLFLSQSLLCSRCKVCPQNVGSFSSLLTFLLKSDRHILAVRTQQTRNLTGARRAFHYSNGARKRLWTLGLGAGFLLAVGLKNHYSPERCECDSEETEEPHSSSKYRAAIDISRDLVQRIKDEVGAPGVVIGVSVDGTQVWCEGLGYADLENRVACGPDTVMRIASISKPLTAAAVARVWEEDKLDLDMPVQKYVPEFPEKQFEGEDVTITPRMLLSHLSGIRHYEKDPKKVREQKEKAKRLLKPPEKKVESTAENKDKPKLKENNTKSKDPKPGNKKKEFEHEEYYLKDNFENVIQALDLFKNDPLIFKPGTTFLYSTHAFTLLSAVLERAAGQRFLDLMQKLFRELGMLNTVPDENDPIIYNRSRSYCFNKKGRIVNCPYVDNSYKWAGGGFLSTAGDLLLFGNAMLYSYQIADLKDTSGLLPGFLKPHTAKAMWAPVDKTEASWDKDGLYAQGWLVVEKQQKYGQCRLRRHYVSHTGGAVGASSVLLVLPSETVQIPGVALPQGVVVAIITNMQSVGLNATALKIAYEFEKARDI, from the exons ATGTCACGGCTGTTATTTTTGTCACAGAGCCTCTTGTGCTCCAGGTGTAAGGTCTGTCCTCAGAACGTGGGCTCCTTCTCGTCTTTGCTGACGTTTCTCCTGAAGTCGGACAGACATATTCTAGCTGTGAGGACTCAACAGACAAGAAATCTAACAGGAGCCCGACGTGCTTTTCACTATTCTAACGGTGCACGGAAAAGGTTGTGGACATTAGGCCTCGGGGCAGGTTTTCTGTTAGCTGTGGGGCTGAAAAACCACTACAGTCCTGAGCGCTGCGAGTGCGATTCGGAGGAAACAGAAGAGCCTCACAGTAGCTCAAAATATAGAGCTGCAATAGACATCAGTCGAGACTTGGTTCAGCGGATAAAG GATGAGGTTGGAGCTCCTGGTGTGGTCATCGGGGTGTCTGTAGATGGCACCCAAGTCTGGTGTGAAG GACTAGGTTATGCCGATTTGGAGAACAGAGTGGCGTGTGGTCCAGACACTGTAATGAGAATAGCCAGCATCAGTAAGCCTCTGACTGCAGCAGCTGTTGCTCGAGTGTGGGAGGAGGACAAGCTGGATCTAGACATGCCTGTCCAGAAATATGTACCAGAGTTTCCAGAAAAACAGTTTGAGGGGGAGGAT GTCACCATAACACCCCGAATGCTGTTGTCCCACTTGAGTGGCATCCGTCACTATGAAAAAGACCCTAAAAAGGTAAGAGAACAAAAGGAGAAAGCAAAGCGCCTTTTGAAGCCTCCAGAGAAGAAAGTTGAGAGCACTGCTGAGAACAAAGACAAACCCAAACTGAAGGAGAACAATACTAAGAGCAAGGATCCCAAACCAGGCAATAAGAAGAAAGAGTTTGAGCATGAAGAGTACTACCTCAAAGACAACTTTGAGAATGTGATACAGGCTCTGGACCTATTCAAGAACGATCCACTTATTTTCAAACCTG GCACTACGTTCCTGTACTCCACACATGCTTTCACACTGTTGAGTGCTGTACTGGAGAGAGCAGCAGGCCAACGCTTTCTGGACCTCATGCAGAAGCTTTTCCGTGAACTCGGCATGCTCAACACAGTGCCGGACGAAAACGACCCCATTATATACAACCGCTCCAG GTCTTATTGTTTCAATAAAAAGGGGCGTATAGTGAACTGTCCCTATGTGGACAACTCCTACAAGTGGGCTGGAGGTGGCTTTCTGTCCACGGCAGGCGATCTGTTGCTGTTTGGGAATGCAATGCTCTACAGCTATCAGATAGCAGACCTGAAGGACACAAGCGGCCTCCTCCCAGGCTTCCTTAAACCTCACACAGCCAAAGCCATGTGGGCTCCTGTGGATAAAACTGAAGCTTCGTGGGATAAGGATGGATTGTATGCGCAGGGGTGGCTGGTTGTGGAGAAGCAGCAGAAGTATGGGCAGTGTCGCTTGCGCAGACATTATGTCTCACACACTGGAGGCGCAGTGGGAGCGAGTAGTGTGTTGCTGGTTTTACCCAGCGAGACTGTACAGATTCCTGGAGTTGCTCTTCCACAGGGAGTTGTGGTGGCGATCATCACTAACATGCAGTCAGTAGGACTCAATGCAACTGCTCTGAAGATTGCCTATGAGTTTGAGAAGGCCAGGGACATATAA
- the lactb gene encoding serine beta-lactamase-like protein LACTB, mitochondrial isoform X1: MSRLLFLSQSLLCSRCKVCPQNVGSFSSLLTFLLKSDRHILAVRTQQTRNLTGARRAFHYSNGARKRLWTLGLGAGFLLAVGLKNHYSPERCECDSEETEEPHSSSKYRAAIDISRDLVQRIKVQDEVGAPGVVIGVSVDGTQVWCEGLGYADLENRVACGPDTVMRIASISKPLTAAAVARVWEEDKLDLDMPVQKYVPEFPEKQFEGEDVTITPRMLLSHLSGIRHYEKDPKKVREQKEKAKRLLKPPEKKVESTAENKDKPKLKENNTKSKDPKPGNKKKEFEHEEYYLKDNFENVIQALDLFKNDPLIFKPGTTFLYSTHAFTLLSAVLERAAGQRFLDLMQKLFRELGMLNTVPDENDPIIYNRSRSYCFNKKGRIVNCPYVDNSYKWAGGGFLSTAGDLLLFGNAMLYSYQIADLKDTSGLLPGFLKPHTAKAMWAPVDKTEASWDKDGLYAQGWLVVEKQQKYGQCRLRRHYVSHTGGAVGASSVLLVLPSETVQIPGVALPQGVVVAIITNMQSVGLNATALKIAYEFEKARDI; the protein is encoded by the exons ATGTCACGGCTGTTATTTTTGTCACAGAGCCTCTTGTGCTCCAGGTGTAAGGTCTGTCCTCAGAACGTGGGCTCCTTCTCGTCTTTGCTGACGTTTCTCCTGAAGTCGGACAGACATATTCTAGCTGTGAGGACTCAACAGACAAGAAATCTAACAGGAGCCCGACGTGCTTTTCACTATTCTAACGGTGCACGGAAAAGGTTGTGGACATTAGGCCTCGGGGCAGGTTTTCTGTTAGCTGTGGGGCTGAAAAACCACTACAGTCCTGAGCGCTGCGAGTGCGATTCGGAGGAAACAGAAGAGCCTCACAGTAGCTCAAAATATAGAGCTGCAATAGACATCAGTCGAGACTTGGTTCAGCGGATAAAGGTACAG GATGAGGTTGGAGCTCCTGGTGTGGTCATCGGGGTGTCTGTAGATGGCACCCAAGTCTGGTGTGAAG GACTAGGTTATGCCGATTTGGAGAACAGAGTGGCGTGTGGTCCAGACACTGTAATGAGAATAGCCAGCATCAGTAAGCCTCTGACTGCAGCAGCTGTTGCTCGAGTGTGGGAGGAGGACAAGCTGGATCTAGACATGCCTGTCCAGAAATATGTACCAGAGTTTCCAGAAAAACAGTTTGAGGGGGAGGAT GTCACCATAACACCCCGAATGCTGTTGTCCCACTTGAGTGGCATCCGTCACTATGAAAAAGACCCTAAAAAGGTAAGAGAACAAAAGGAGAAAGCAAAGCGCCTTTTGAAGCCTCCAGAGAAGAAAGTTGAGAGCACTGCTGAGAACAAAGACAAACCCAAACTGAAGGAGAACAATACTAAGAGCAAGGATCCCAAACCAGGCAATAAGAAGAAAGAGTTTGAGCATGAAGAGTACTACCTCAAAGACAACTTTGAGAATGTGATACAGGCTCTGGACCTATTCAAGAACGATCCACTTATTTTCAAACCTG GCACTACGTTCCTGTACTCCACACATGCTTTCACACTGTTGAGTGCTGTACTGGAGAGAGCAGCAGGCCAACGCTTTCTGGACCTCATGCAGAAGCTTTTCCGTGAACTCGGCATGCTCAACACAGTGCCGGACGAAAACGACCCCATTATATACAACCGCTCCAG GTCTTATTGTTTCAATAAAAAGGGGCGTATAGTGAACTGTCCCTATGTGGACAACTCCTACAAGTGGGCTGGAGGTGGCTTTCTGTCCACGGCAGGCGATCTGTTGCTGTTTGGGAATGCAATGCTCTACAGCTATCAGATAGCAGACCTGAAGGACACAAGCGGCCTCCTCCCAGGCTTCCTTAAACCTCACACAGCCAAAGCCATGTGGGCTCCTGTGGATAAAACTGAAGCTTCGTGGGATAAGGATGGATTGTATGCGCAGGGGTGGCTGGTTGTGGAGAAGCAGCAGAAGTATGGGCAGTGTCGCTTGCGCAGACATTATGTCTCACACACTGGAGGCGCAGTGGGAGCGAGTAGTGTGTTGCTGGTTTTACCCAGCGAGACTGTACAGATTCCTGGAGTTGCTCTTCCACAGGGAGTTGTGGTGGCGATCATCACTAACATGCAGTCAGTAGGACTCAATGCAACTGCTCTGAAGATTGCCTATGAGTTTGAGAAGGCCAGGGACATATAA
- the LOC108433626 gene encoding pro-neuregulin-4, membrane-bound isoform → MMAEHGDPCTGSEVSYCMNGGKCFKIPSVSTPTCVCGENYKGSRCEQFQLLIVSNNSEEKGMIAAVIIILILILVMLAVIIYYICKMKRKAGQNERKQPQNGQEYWKVKSRGASDLPRPALNVI, encoded by the exons ATGATGGCAg aACATGGTGACCCTTGCACTGGGTCAGAGGTGTCCTACTGCATGAACGGAGGAAAGTGCTTTAAAATTCCCTCAGTGTCCACACCCACCTGTGT GTGTGGAGAAAACTACAAAGGCAGCAGATGTGAGCAGTTCCAGCTGCTAATCGTTTCAAACAATAGTGAGGAGAAGGGCATGATCGCTGCTGtgatcatcatcctcatcctcattcTGGTGATGCTGGCTGTTATCATCTACTACATCTGCAA aatgaaaaggaaagcaGGCCAAAATGAGAGAAAGCAGCCTCAAAATGGTCAAGAGTATTGGAAAGTGAAGTCAAGGGGTGCCAGTGATTTACCAAGACCAGCATTAAACgttatttga